One window of the Anaerobranca gottschalkii DSM 13577 genome contains the following:
- the gcvPB gene encoding aminomethyl-transferring glycine dehydrogenase subunit GcvPB: MRGEVKTIFEKSIPGHVGFSLPNSDVGERKLEELLPSEFLRKEPLELPQVSEGEVVRHYVELSTRNHGVDSGFYPLGSCTMKYNPKINEDMVRIPGFANLHPLMDEEGVQGALELMYNLQNYLGEITGMDAVTLQPVAGAHGELVGLMLIDAYHKNRGEKRRTVLVPDSAHGTNPASAAMAGFKVVEIKSDCDGSVCLESLKESLNDDVAALMLTNPSTLGLFEENIVEIAKLVHEAGGLLYYDGANANAILGIARPGDMGFDVVHLNLHKTFSTPHGGGGPGSGPVGVKKELMEFLPTPIIEKKGDKFTLNYNLPKSIGRVHSFYGNFGVNIRAYSYILTMGAKGLRQVSEDAVLNANYLMEHLKGYYHLPYDKTCMHEFVLSGKNLKEYGVKTLDVAKALLDYGIHPPTIYFPLIVEEALMIEPTETETKETLDRFITAMKEIAEKAKENPEELKNAPHKTFIKRLDEVGAARNPVVCCTLNFRRS, translated from the coding sequence ATGAGAGGAGAAGTAAAAACGATTTTTGAAAAATCTATCCCCGGTCATGTGGGGTTCTCTTTGCCTAATTCCGATGTAGGAGAAAGAAAGTTAGAAGAACTTTTACCTAGTGAATTTTTGCGAAAAGAGCCTTTAGAACTTCCACAGGTTAGTGAAGGAGAAGTTGTTAGACATTATGTGGAACTGTCTACGAGAAATCATGGTGTAGATAGTGGTTTTTATCCATTAGGTTCTTGTACTATGAAATACAATCCTAAAATCAATGAGGATATGGTCAGGATTCCAGGTTTTGCAAACTTACATCCCCTTATGGATGAAGAAGGTGTACAGGGTGCTTTAGAATTGATGTATAACCTGCAAAACTATTTAGGGGAAATTACTGGTATGGATGCAGTAACATTACAACCGGTGGCTGGTGCCCATGGAGAATTGGTTGGTTTGATGTTAATTGATGCATATCACAAAAATAGAGGAGAAAAGAGAAGGACAGTTTTAGTTCCCGATTCTGCCCATGGTACCAATCCGGCAAGTGCCGCTATGGCAGGTTTTAAAGTTGTGGAAATTAAATCAGATTGCGATGGTTCTGTTTGTTTAGAAAGTTTAAAAGAGTCCTTAAATGACGATGTAGCAGCCCTTATGCTCACTAATCCATCTACTTTAGGACTTTTTGAAGAAAATATCGTAGAGATCGCAAAACTTGTCCATGAAGCAGGGGGACTACTTTATTACGATGGAGCTAATGCTAATGCCATTTTAGGTATTGCCAGGCCAGGGGATATGGGCTTTGATGTAGTCCATTTAAATTTACACAAAACTTTTTCTACTCCCCATGGCGGTGGCGGTCCTGGCTCCGGTCCAGTTGGGGTTAAAAAAGAATTGATGGAATTTTTACCTACTCCAATAATAGAGAAAAAGGGAGATAAGTTTACACTAAATTATAACTTGCCAAAATCTATTGGTAGAGTACACAGTTTCTATGGTAATTTCGGTGTTAATATCAGGGCTTATTCCTATATTTTAACTATGGGAGCTAAGGGTTTACGTCAAGTTAGTGAAGATGCCGTATTAAATGCTAACTATTTAATGGAACATCTAAAAGGATATTACCATCTACCCTATGATAAAACCTGTATGCACGAATTTGTCCTTTCAGGTAAAAACTTAAAGGAATATGGTGTAAAAACCTTAGATGTGGCTAAAGCACTGTTAGATTACGGTATCCATCCACCAACTATCTATTTCCCATTAATTGTTGAGGAAGCTTTGATGATCGAACCTACAGAAACAGAAACTAAAGAAACCCTAGACAGATTTATAACTGCTATGAAGGAAATTGCCGAAAAAGCCAAGGAAAATCCCGAAGAATTGAAAAATGCACCCCACAAAACCTTTATCAAGAGGTTAGATGAAGTTGGAGCAGCTAGAAACCCTGTTGTCTGCTGTACCCTCAATTTCCGTAGATCATAA
- the gcvPA gene encoding aminomethyl-transferring glycine dehydrogenase subunit GcvPA, which yields MVFRYIPKTDAEREEMLKSIGKNSIEELFAHIPQEVRFQGEMDLPQPHSELELSKKIGELAGKNKSNDKIISFLGGGSYDHYIPSVVNHILLRSEFYTAYTPYQAEISQGVLQTIFEFQSMICRLTGMDVANASMYDGATAMAEAALVAVNHNRKDKILISEAVHPHYREVLKTYAAALEITVETLPFNLETGQTDVNEVEAKLSDDVAGVIIQSPNFFGIVENMPGIGEVLRDKKPLFIAVVDPISLGILNKPSTYHADIVVGEGQSLGIPLSFGGPYLGFFATTNKLMRKMPGRIVGETKDKDGKRGFVLTLQTREQHIRRDKATSNICSNQALCALAASVYMSLMGEQGLKQVATLTLQKAHYFKEKLAEKGFKPLFTGPTFKEFSFKLEDLGVLEGLKKEDIYLGIPLEKYYPQLKGGVLTAVTEKRSIEEMDTTLKRLEESL from the coding sequence ATGGTTTTTCGATATATTCCTAAAACCGATGCTGAAAGAGAAGAAATGCTCAAAAGTATCGGGAAAAATTCCATTGAAGAGTTATTTGCCCATATTCCACAAGAAGTGAGATTTCAAGGGGAAATGGATCTTCCCCAGCCCCATTCGGAACTAGAGCTAAGTAAAAAAATTGGGGAATTGGCGGGAAAAAATAAAAGCAATGATAAAATTATCAGTTTTTTAGGGGGAGGCAGTTATGACCATTATATCCCTTCAGTAGTTAATCATATTTTATTAAGGTCTGAATTTTATACTGCATATACCCCTTACCAAGCAGAAATTAGTCAAGGGGTACTACAAACTATTTTTGAATTTCAATCAATGATTTGTCGTTTAACTGGTATGGATGTAGCCAATGCTTCTATGTATGATGGTGCTACTGCTATGGCAGAAGCCGCTTTAGTGGCAGTAAATCATAATAGAAAAGATAAGATTTTAATTTCTGAAGCTGTTCATCCCCATTATCGGGAAGTGTTAAAAACCTATGCTGCTGCCCTAGAAATTACTGTAGAGACACTACCTTTTAATTTAGAAACAGGGCAAACCGATGTAAATGAAGTAGAAGCTAAACTTTCTGATGATGTGGCTGGAGTTATTATTCAAAGTCCTAACTTCTTTGGAATAGTGGAAAATATGCCAGGGATTGGTGAGGTTTTAAGAGATAAAAAGCCGTTATTTATCGCTGTAGTTGATCCCATTTCTTTAGGAATTTTAAATAAACCTTCTACTTACCATGCCGATATAGTTGTAGGGGAAGGTCAATCTTTAGGAATACCTTTATCCTTTGGTGGTCCATATTTAGGTTTTTTCGCTACTACCAATAAATTGATGCGGAAAATGCCTGGTAGAATTGTAGGTGAAACGAAAGATAAAGATGGTAAAAGGGGATTTGTTTTAACTTTACAAACAAGGGAACAGCATATCCGTAGGGATAAAGCCACTTCTAATATCTGTTCAAACCAAGCACTCTGTGCTTTAGCAGCATCTGTGTATATGTCCTTAATGGGTGAACAAGGTTTAAAACAAGTTGCAACACTTACTCTACAAAAAGCCCATTATTTTAAAGAAAAACTGGCAGAAAAAGGTTTTAAACCGCTGTTTACTGGCCCTACCTTTAAAGAATTTTCCTTTAAATTGGAGGATTTAGGGGTATTAGAAGGACTAAAAAAAGAAGATATCTATTTAGGTATTCCTTTAGAGAAATATTATCCTCAGTTAAAGGGTGGAGTATTGACAGCGGTTACTGAAAAAAGGAGTATCGAAGAGATGGATACTACCCTTAAGAGATTGGAGGAATCCCTATGA
- the gcvH gene encoding glycine cleavage system protein GcvH, giving the protein MIKKGLLYSKDHEWLKVEGNKVKVGITDHAQDQLGDIVFIELPSVGDSVNKGEGFAVIESVKAAADVYAPISGTIVEVNEELLDAPETVNSDPYDGGWLVVIQLDDEGELDDLLSPEEYETFIEEE; this is encoded by the coding sequence ATGATAAAAAAAGGTTTACTTTATTCTAAAGATCATGAATGGTTAAAGGTTGAAGGTAATAAAGTGAAGGTAGGGATTACTGACCATGCTCAAGACCAGTTAGGAGATATTGTTTTTATTGAATTGCCTTCTGTAGGAGATTCAGTAAATAAAGGGGAAGGATTTGCTGTAATAGAATCAGTAAAGGCTGCCGCCGACGTCTATGCCCCAATAAGTGGAACTATTGTTGAAGTTAATGAAGAACTTTTAGATGCACCGGAAACTGTTAATAGTGATCCTTATGATGGAGGGTGGTTAGTGGTAATCCAATTAGATGATGAGGGGGAACTAGATGATTTATTATCTCCTGAGGAATACGAAACCTTTATTGAGGAGGAATAA
- the gcvT gene encoding glycine cleavage system aminomethyltransferase GcvT, with product MDNLKKTPLYPLHLKLQGKMVDFGGWALPVQYTGIIEEVKGVRTKAGLFDVSHMGEIMVTGRNSLDFLQKMVTNNVERLKDHQVQYTLMCYENGGIVDDLLVYKLAVDKYLLVVNAANVEKDYNWLMEHKIEGVEIENISSEVAQIAFQGPKAQQILQKLTNYDLNNLQFFYCAEDVEVAGSKVLISRTGYTGEDGFEIYLSGEDAIKVWEKILEVGEGEVVPAGLGARDTLRFEACLPLYGHEIDKDITPIEANLQRFVKFKKPDYIGKEILQDQLENGAPRETIGFKMIDRGIPRGEFPVFNLEGEKIGHVTTGSYSPTLDLNIGLALVKNLNFKTGDHILIGVRNRQLKAEVINIPFYKREDV from the coding sequence TTGGATAATTTGAAAAAAACCCCTTTGTATCCCCTGCACTTAAAATTACAGGGTAAAATGGTGGACTTTGGAGGTTGGGCTTTACCGGTTCAATATACCGGGATAATAGAAGAAGTTAAAGGAGTTAGGACTAAAGCCGGGTTATTTGATGTATCCCATATGGGAGAGATAATGGTTACCGGTCGGAATTCTTTAGATTTTTTGCAAAAAATGGTTACTAACAATGTGGAAAGGTTAAAGGACCATCAAGTACAGTATACTTTAATGTGTTACGAAAATGGTGGTATAGTAGATGATTTACTAGTTTACAAATTAGCGGTAGATAAATATTTGTTAGTTGTTAATGCAGCCAACGTAGAGAAAGATTATAACTGGTTGATGGAACATAAAATAGAGGGAGTGGAAATTGAAAATATTTCCTCAGAAGTAGCTCAAATTGCCTTTCAAGGACCAAAGGCTCAACAAATTTTACAGAAATTAACAAACTATGACTTAAATAATTTGCAGTTTTTCTATTGTGCTGAAGATGTAGAGGTTGCTGGCAGTAAAGTGTTAATTTCTAGAACCGGTTATACTGGAGAAGATGGTTTTGAAATCTATCTATCGGGAGAAGATGCCATAAAGGTTTGGGAAAAGATACTTGAGGTAGGGGAAGGTGAAGTGGTTCCTGCCGGCTTAGGGGCTAGAGATACCCTGCGGTTTGAAGCTTGCCTACCTTTATATGGCCATGAAATTGATAAAGATATAACACCAATTGAAGCTAATTTACAGAGGTTTGTGAAGTTTAAAAAACCAGATTATATTGGAAAAGAAATTTTACAAGACCAATTGGAAAATGGAGCTCCAAGGGAAACTATTGGATTTAAAATGATAGATAGGGGAATACCTAGGGGAGAATTTCCCGTTTTCAACTTAGAAGGTGAAAAGATTGGCCATGTAACTACAGGCTCTTATTCCCCTACTTTAGATTTAAACATTGGTTTAGCTTTAGTGAAAAACTTAAACTTTAAAACCGGTGATCACATTTTAATAGGTGTTCGTAACCGTCAGCTTAAAGCTGAAGTCATTAATATACCATTTTATAAAAGGGAGGATGTTTAA
- a CDS encoding cyclodeaminase/cyclohydrolase family protein → MFKNLTVEKFLQEVASENPTPGGGTVAAISGAMGASLISMFCRVTAKGKKYVDVKDEMERIGEEGDKIREKLLKLADEDTKAYLEVMQAFKLPKESEEEKEKRREAIELASQRATEVPLETAKEIVPLLEMVIEIAPKGNPNAISDLKVGMELCYTGFVGAVANVQVNLSTLKDQSFKKEIEEKLEVVIDRAEKAIAEGRKIIASYGYSC, encoded by the coding sequence GTGTTTAAAAATTTAACTGTGGAGAAATTTTTACAAGAAGTAGCCAGTGAAAATCCAACACCCGGTGGTGGAACTGTAGCTGCAATTTCCGGGGCAATGGGTGCTAGTTTAATTTCAATGTTTTGTAGAGTTACAGCAAAGGGGAAAAAATACGTTGATGTCAAAGATGAAATGGAAAGAATAGGGGAAGAAGGGGACAAAATTAGAGAAAAGTTATTAAAACTTGCCGATGAGGATACTAAGGCCTACTTAGAAGTGATGCAAGCTTTTAAACTTCCCAAAGAAAGTGAAGAAGAAAAAGAAAAGAGAAGGGAAGCTATAGAGTTGGCAAGTCAAAGGGCTACGGAAGTTCCTTTAGAAACTGCGAAAGAGATTGTTCCTTTATTAGAAATGGTTATAGAGATTGCCCCTAAAGGTAATCCTAATGCCATCAGTGATTTAAAAGTTGGTATGGAACTTTGTTATACTGGTTTTGTTGGAGCTGTTGCTAATGTCCAGGTTAATTTATCTACTTTGAAAGACCAAAGTTTTAAAAAGGAAATAGAAGAAAAGTTAGAAGTGGTGATTGATAGGGCAGAAAAGGCAATAGCTGAAGGTAGAAAGATAATTGCATCTTATGGATATTCTTGCTGA
- a CDS encoding histidine phosphatase family protein, with amino-acid sequence MVRIIFVRHGETEWNLQKRCQGQTDVELTFRGLSQGKVLAQRLKNYPLEAVYTSDLKRAQATAQEIVNHKDIKIPLISEPLLREFHFGVWEGLTTGEIFENYRELALKRNTTPDVEIPQGEKYADLVTRCQRFVENCLAKHQGNVLAVTHSVFIKALLHHYLQLPWPVVKNNLYIDNCSLTILKVSEEKVVVERINDTAHFELLEVVEARH; translated from the coding sequence ATGGTGAGGATTATCTTTGTAAGACATGGGGAAACAGAGTGGAATCTCCAAAAACGCTGTCAAGGACAAACTGATGTAGAATTGACTTTTAGGGGGTTGAGCCAAGGAAAAGTCTTGGCTCAACGGCTTAAAAATTATCCCTTAGAAGCCGTTTATACCAGTGATCTAAAAAGGGCCCAAGCCACTGCCCAAGAGATAGTTAATCATAAAGACATTAAAATACCTTTAATTTCTGAACCCCTTTTACGGGAATTTCATTTTGGAGTTTGGGAAGGGTTAACAACGGGGGAAATCTTTGAAAATTATCGGGAATTAGCCTTAAAGCGAAATACTACCCCTGATGTAGAAATACCCCAGGGTGAGAAATATGCCGACCTTGTTACCCGCTGTCAGAGGTTTGTGGAAAATTGTTTAGCTAAACATCAGGGAAATGTTTTAGCTGTTACCCACAGTGTTTTTATTAAAGCCTTACTTCACCATTACCTTCAACTACCATGGCCGGTAGTAAAAAACAACCTTTATATTGACAACTGTAGCCTTACTATTTTAAAGGTTAGTGAAGAAAAAGTGGTGGTGGAAAGGATTAACGATACAGCCCATTTTGAACTTTTAGAAGTGGTTGAAGCAAGACATTAA
- a CDS encoding D-alanine--D-alanine ligase family protein yields MKNVAVIFGGRSGEHEVSLQSAKYIMDMIDRELYNVVPIKVTKEGEWFTDFKPISIRLFGQNRGFMVKGENGWEDLEIDVVFPCIHGTYGEDGCLQGLLEILNIPYVGSGVLGSAVGMDKGMMKRIFAQKGLPVGPYISFNNYQWQRDRESLIQEMEALGYPLFVKPANLGSSVGISKAKNREDLLKGVELALQYDIKIVVEKGLIARELECSVLGNNELFVSIVGEIVPGNEFYDYNAKYIDDNSKIIIPAEISLEVEREIQRLAKEAFRALDCYGLARVDFFYDNQGNIWLNEINTIPGFTRISMYPKLIEASGINGKELVMKLIELALERKEEIAKLRRDF; encoded by the coding sequence GTGAAAAATGTAGCAGTAATTTTTGGAGGACGGTCTGGAGAACACGAAGTTTCTCTACAGTCAGCAAAATATATTATGGATATGATAGATAGGGAACTATACAATGTAGTTCCAATTAAAGTAACTAAAGAAGGGGAGTGGTTTACCGATTTTAAACCGATATCTATTCGCCTCTTTGGACAAAACCGTGGGTTTATGGTAAAAGGGGAAAATGGTTGGGAAGATTTAGAGATAGATGTGGTTTTTCCTTGTATTCACGGCACTTACGGAGAAGACGGCTGCTTACAGGGTCTATTAGAAATCTTAAACATACCCTATGTCGGGAGTGGTGTTTTAGGTTCTGCTGTTGGTATGGATAAAGGGATGATGAAAAGGATTTTTGCACAAAAGGGGTTACCTGTAGGACCGTATATTTCCTTTAATAATTATCAATGGCAAAGGGATAGGGAATCTCTTATACAAGAAATGGAAGCCTTAGGTTATCCACTCTTTGTTAAACCAGCAAATTTAGGTTCCAGTGTAGGAATATCTAAAGCTAAAAATAGAGAAGATTTATTAAAGGGAGTGGAATTAGCCCTTCAGTATGATATTAAAATCGTTGTGGAAAAAGGATTAATAGCTAGGGAACTAGAATGTAGTGTTTTAGGGAATAATGAACTATTTGTTTCTATAGTGGGAGAAATAGTACCGGGAAACGAATTTTACGACTATAATGCCAAATACATTGATGATAACTCCAAAATAATCATTCCGGCGGAAATATCTCTAGAGGTAGAAAGGGAAATACAAAGGTTAGCAAAAGAAGCATTTAGAGCATTAGACTGTTATGGTTTAGCTAGAGTAGACTTCTTTTATGACAATCAAGGTAACATTTGGCTAAATGAAATAAATACTATTCCAGGCTTTACCCGGATAAGTATGTATCCTAAATTGATCGAAGCAAGTGGAATCAATGGTAAAGAACTGGTTATGAAACTAATAGAATTAGCTTTGGAAAGAAAGGAAGAAATAGCAAAGTTAAGGCGGGATTTCTAA
- a CDS encoding RNA-guided endonuclease InsQ/TnpB family protein: MIKTYKVMLLPNKKQKTKLKECAGVARWAYNWALATEQENYNNGGKFLNDRELRKILTELKKTKEYSWLNDYSNNITKQAIKDVCIAYKNFFEGRADFPKFKSKKKSKPSFYVDTEKIKITPTHVKLEKLTNSKKPNKQKLNWVKLAEKGRIPVGDNIKYYNPRVTFDGLNWYLTIGVEEVEYKNKEYTEGIGIDLGVKELATISTGQKYKNINKSKKVKKLEKRLKRLQRKLSKKYELNKIQTEGGEYRYRKTNNIKKLEHLVLKTRRRLKNIRKDYLHQITTSLVKTKPEYVVMENLNTKGMLKNKKLSKAIQEQTFREFRRQMEYKCQCNGIKFILAEKFYPSSKICSSCGSIKDKLSLSERTFICNVCGYKIDRDLNASINLKNYGKSIA; the protein is encoded by the coding sequence ATGATTAAAACCTATAAAGTAATGCTTCTACCTAACAAAAAACAAAAAACTAAATTAAAAGAATGTGCAGGGGTTGCAAGATGGGCATATAATTGGGCTTTAGCTACAGAACAAGAGAATTATAATAACGGTGGCAAATTTTTAAATGACAGAGAACTTAGAAAAATATTAACTGAGCTAAAAAAGACAAAAGAATACTCATGGCTTAATGACTATTCAAACAATATAACCAAACAAGCAATAAAAGATGTATGTATTGCATACAAAAACTTCTTTGAAGGCAGAGCAGACTTTCCTAAGTTTAAGTCAAAAAAGAAAAGTAAACCTAGTTTTTATGTAGATACAGAAAAAATTAAAATAACCCCAACCCATGTAAAATTAGAAAAATTAACTAACAGTAAAAAGCCCAATAAGCAAAAACTAAATTGGGTTAAACTTGCTGAAAAAGGAAGAATACCTGTAGGTGATAATATTAAATACTACAACCCAAGGGTAACATTTGATGGACTTAACTGGTACTTAACAATAGGAGTAGAAGAAGTAGAATATAAGAATAAAGAATATACAGAGGGTATAGGAATAGATTTAGGAGTAAAAGAATTAGCTACAATAAGTACAGGACAAAAGTACAAAAACATAAATAAATCAAAGAAAGTTAAGAAGTTAGAGAAAAGACTTAAACGATTACAACGAAAATTATCTAAAAAATATGAATTAAACAAAATACAAACAGAAGGAGGTGAATACCGTTACAGAAAAACTAACAACATTAAAAAGTTAGAACACCTTGTTCTAAAAACACGAAGAAGGCTAAAAAATATAAGGAAAGACTATCTCCATCAAATAACTACATCATTGGTGAAAACCAAACCAGAATATGTAGTTATGGAAAACCTAAATACAAAGGGAATGTTAAAAAACAAAAAGCTATCTAAAGCAATCCAAGAACAAACATTCCGTGAATTTAGAAGACAGATGGAATATAAATGCCAATGTAACGGTATTAAATTTATCCTTGCAGAAAAATTCTATCCTTCATCTAAAATTTGTAGCAGCTGTGGAAGTATAAAAGACAAACTTTCTCTATCAGAAAGAACTTTTATCTGTAACGTTTGTGGTTATAAAATAGATAGGGATTTAAATGCAAGTATAAATTTAAAAAATTACGGTAAATCAATAGCATAG
- a CDS encoding EamA family transporter gives MLCVLVLQTIGQKKVSGQRAAIIFTLEPVFGVVFAYLLLGAFNS, from the coding sequence GTGCTTTGTGTTTTGGTATTACAAACCATAGGTCAGAAAAAGGTCAGCGGACAGAGGGCAGCAATTATTTTTACTTTAGAGCCGGTTTTTGGAGTAGTATTTGCATACCTGTTATTAGGGGCTTTTAACAGTTAA